CCACCGCTGGCTGCGAGGGGACCAGGCGGAGGCCATCTACGTCGACTACTGAGGTTCCCCCGGTCTCGTGGACAGTCTGACTATGCCGCCAACGCGGCGACCTGGGTCTTCAGTTCGAACTCGACGGGGCTGAGGTAACCCAGCAGCGAGTGGCGCCGCTCGAGATTGTAGAAGAAATGGATGTAATCGC
This portion of the Sandaracinaceae bacterium genome encodes:
- a CDS encoding IS3 family transposase, whose translation is DYIHFFYNLERRHSLLGYLSPVEFELKTQVAALAA